The sequence GTGGTCGTGGTCGGCGACGGCGTCGTGACAGGACAGACACGGGTAAAAGCGCCCACAGCAGCCAAACCGCAGGGCGATGACGTCCCGGTCCGTGTCGTAGTGGGCACACCGCGTCTCCGGGCCGACGTCCACGCCGTGGACCGCCCAGTCGCCGACGGACCGGTGCATACCCGGGCCGGGGGCGGAGCGGTACTTCAGTCCGCCGGGACGGGCCCGAACGGGGCTGCGCGGTGTGTGGGTTCGTGGCAAGATTCAAATACGCCGGCTCGGTGGGTTGGACGGATGGCCGTCTTCGGACTCGAGCCGTGGATGCTCGCGCTGCTGGCAGCCGGCGGGTTCGCCTGCTACACCGTCACCGTCGAGTACGGGATGGCCTGGACCGAGGGGGAGGCGTCGCCGGTGCTGGGCGCGGTCTTCGTCAGCACGGTGGTCGTCACCGTCGCCTTCTGGGCCTTCGCGGCCGCCCGCGGGCTCCCCGACGCGCTGACCGACCCCGCGCGGGTCTGGCCCTTCGTCGTCGCCGGCGTGGCCTACCCCGCGGTCTTCCGGTTTCTCTACTACGAGGGGATCGACCGGGTGGGCTCCAGCGTCACCGCCGCCGTACTCGGTGCCTATCCCGCGGTGTCGGTCCTGCTGGCCGTTGCCCTCCTGGACGAGGTACTCGGGCTGTTTGCCGCCGCCGGGGTCGCGCTCATCGTCGGCGGGGTGGTTCTCCTGCAGGTTACCCAGGAGAGCGCCGACTCGACGGACGTCGAGGACGTCGTCACCGGGAAGCTGGCCGCAGCGGACACCCGCGACCTGCTGTACCCCGCCGCCGCGACGCTGCTGACTGGCGGTGCCTTCGTCCTCATCGACTTCGGGCTGTCGGGCTTTCCGGACCCCGTCGCCGCCACTGCGGTCACCCAGACGCCCGCGCTCGTGCTCTTCACCGGGTGGGCGCTGATTGCCGGTATCGGGAGCGGCCGCCTTCGCCTTCGCCGGTCCGTACTCGGTGCGTTCGCGCTCGCGGGCGCGTTCAACTTCGTCGGCTGGCTCACCAACTTCTTCGCGCTCCAGTCCGGGAGCGTGGTCACCGTCGTCCCGCTGCTCAACACGACGCCGCTTCTGGTGATGGTCATCACCTACAGCGCCGAGCGGGAGGTCCCCCGGTCGACGCGGCTGGTCGGGGCCGTCGCCGCCATCGTCGTCGGCGTCACGCTGGTGCAGGTCGG comes from Salinirussus salinus and encodes:
- a CDS encoding CHY zinc finger protein is translated as MHRSVGDWAVHGVDVGPETRCAHYDTDRDVIALRFGCCGRFYPCLSCHDAVADHDHRPWPRDRFDEPAVLCGVCGAALSARAYLDADHACPACGVAFNPGCAAHYEHYFEGF
- a CDS encoding DMT family transporter, which codes for MAVFGLEPWMLALLAAGGFACYTVTVEYGMAWTEGEASPVLGAVFVSTVVVTVAFWAFAAARGLPDALTDPARVWPFVVAGVAYPAVFRFLYYEGIDRVGSSVTAAVLGAYPAVSVLLAVALLDEVLGLFAAAGVALIVGGVVLLQVTQESADSTDVEDVVTGKLAAADTRDLLYPAAATLLTGGAFVLIDFGLSGFPDPVAATAVTQTPALVLFTGWALIAGIGSGRLRLRRSVLGAFALAGAFNFVGWLTNFFALQSGSVVTVVPLLNTTPLLVMVITYSAEREVPRSTRLVGAVAAIVVGVTLVQVGT